The genomic DNA AGCCGACCTCGTACAGGGAGGCGGAGGAGGCGAAGGTGGCCAGGTGGCCACCGATGCCCGGGGAGCGGCTGTTGGCCCGGCTCACCATCACCGCTGCGTTCCAGCGGATGTAGGCCCGGATGCGCCGCTCCATGTAGTCGTCGCCCGGGAACCAGGGCTCCTGGTCGGACGGGATGGTGTTCACGTAGGGGGTCGACACGGTGGCGGGGAAGCCCACCTGGGCCAGCCGGGCCCGCTCGAGGAGCTTCATCAGCAGGAACCGGGCCCGGGTCCGGCCCTGGACCTCCACGATCTGGTCGAACGAGTCGACCCACTCCCGCGTCTCCTCCGGATCGGTGTCGGGCAGCTGGTGCGAGAAGCCGTCGAAGATCACGGCCTCCATGGTCGCGCCGTACCGGCACCGTCGTGTACAACTCCGGGGTGCCGGAGGGGACCACCGTGTACACCGACGGCGCCTGCCTCGGTAATCCCGGCCGCGGAGGGTGGGCGTGGGCCGTGCCCGGCGGGCGCTTCCGCAGCGGCGCCGCCGGCCACTCCACCAACCAGCGCATGGAGATCACCGCCGCCCTGGAAGCTCTGGGAGAGCTGACCGGGGCCGTCACCGTGGTCAGCGACTCGACCTACGTCGTGAACTGCTTCCGCGACCGCTGGTACGAGGGGTGGATCCGCCGGGGCTGGCGCAACGCCCAGAAGAAGCCGGTGGCCAACCAGGACCTGTGGGCGCCGCTCCTCGAGCTGTACCTGCCCAGGCGGGAGGAGGTGGCGTTCCGGTGGGTGAAGGGCCACGGGGACGACCCGATGAACGACCTGGTCGACCGCCTGGCCGTGGAGGCCGCCACCCTGCAGGAGGGACGGGAGGGGACGGGGCGCCCCGACGACCTCGGCCCGCCCGACCGCCCGTACCGGCCGCCCCGGAGACCCGCGTAGAGTCCGCTGTATGGAGCTGGAAGGGACTTCGGCCGTCGTCACGGGAGGGGCGTCGGGCCTCGGGGAGGCCACGGCGCGCCTGCTCGCGTCACGCGGGGTGAAGGTGGTGGTGGCCGACCTCCAGGCCGACAAGGGGGAGCAGCTGGCGAAGGAGCTGGGGGGCGCCTTTTCCCGGACGGACGTGACGGTGACCGACCAGATCGTGGCCGCCGTCGACGCCGCCCGGGACCTGGGCCCGCTGCGGAGCCTGGTCAACTGCGCCGGCATCGGCTGGGCCACCCGGACGATCGGCAAGGACGGGCAGTACTCGAGCGCCCACGACCTGGGCGCCTACCGCAAGGTGATCGAGGTCAACCTGATCGGGACCTTCGACTGCATCCGCATCGCCGCCACCGCGATGAGCCAGAACGACCCCGACGAGGACGGCCAGCGCGGGGCCATTGTCAACACCGCCTCGGTGGCCGCCGAGGACGGCCAGATCGGCCAGGCCGCCTACTCCTCGTCGAAGGGCGGCATCGTCGGGATGACGCTGCCGGTGGCGCGGGACCTGGCCCCGGTCGGGATCCGGGTGAACACCATCCTGCCCGGCCTGATCGACACCCCGATCTACGGCAGCGGGGAGGCCGCCGACCAGTTCAAGGAGCGCCTCGGCGCCGGCGTGCTGTATCCGAAGCGGCTGGGGCGCCCCGAGGAGTTCGCCCGGATGGCGGTGGAGCTGCTGACCAACGACTACATGAACGCCGAGTGCGTCCGGCTCGACGCCGGGATACGCATGCAGCCCCGCTAGGAAGGGAGCGCTCGGATGGCCGAGGAGTTCGACGTCGTCGTGATCGGCGGCGGGCCGGGCGGCTACGCCGCGGCCCTGTACGGCGCCAACGCCGGGCTGTCCTTCGCCGTGGTGGAGCGGGACAAGGTGGGCGGCACCTGCCTGCACCGGGGCTGCATCCCGGCCAAGGAGTTCCTCG from Acidimicrobiales bacterium includes the following:
- a CDS encoding ribonuclease H, giving the protein MYNSGVPEGTTVYTDGACLGNPGRGGWAWAVPGGRFRSGAAGHSTNQRMEITAALEALGELTGAVTVVSDSTYVVNCFRDRWYEGWIRRGWRNAQKKPVANQDLWAPLLELYLPRREEVAFRWVKGHGDDPMNDLVDRLAVEAATLQEGREGTGRPDDLGPPDRPYRPPRRPA
- a CDS encoding SDR family NAD(P)-dependent oxidoreductase, with product MELEGTSAVVTGGASGLGEATARLLASRGVKVVVADLQADKGEQLAKELGGAFSRTDVTVTDQIVAAVDAARDLGPLRSLVNCAGIGWATRTIGKDGQYSSAHDLGAYRKVIEVNLIGTFDCIRIAATAMSQNDPDEDGQRGAIVNTASVAAEDGQIGQAAYSSSKGGIVGMTLPVARDLAPVGIRVNTILPGLIDTPIYGSGEAADQFKERLGAGVLYPKRLGRPEEFARMAVELLTNDYMNAECVRLDAGIRMQPR